Below is a genomic region from Desulfotomaculum sp..
TGCCCGTAATAACAACTCGTAAGTCTCTGGCGATAGGCTGCTGGGTAGCGATTATCTTAATACATTTCTCTTCTATTTCCAGGAAAAGTTTATCAATCATATCGTCCCCCATAATAACCTGGGAGGCCTCAGTCACGTCAACCTTGACCAGAGATTGGACGGAATCGTAAACAGCTTGTTCCACAAGGCTTGCCATGCGTAAAATATCTTGCTGAAGTTCTTTTAAAGCTTTATCAAAAGCTCCGCGGGTAGTCATTTGCAAAAACACTCCTTTAACCAAACCGTCCTGTAATATAATCTTCTGTACGCCGGTCCTTGGGACGGGTAAAAATCTCGTCTGTAATGCTGAATTCGACTATCTCACCATTTAAGAAAAAGGCCGTGACGTCTGAAACCCTTGCAGCCTGCTGCATATTATGGGTAACTATGACAATTGTATAGTCCTGTTTTAAAACCTGGATGAGTTCCTCCACCTTCATCGTGGAAATTGGATCAAGAGCCGAACTTGGCTCGTCCATTAAAACAACTTCCGGCTCAATGGCCAGCAAACGGGCTATGCATACCCTCTGCTGCTGTCCGCCCGACAACCCCAGGGCTGATTTAAACAATCTGTCCCTGATCTCATCCCACAGGGCGGCGCTCCGCAGACTGCGTTCCACAATTTCATCAAGCCTGCCTTTGTTCCTAATTCCATGAACGCGCGGTCCGTAGGCCACATTATCATAAACAGACATCGGAAACGGATTGGGCCGCTGAAAAACCATCCCCACCCGCTTGCGCAGGGCCACCACGTCAACTTCCGGGCTGTATATATCTTCTTTGTCAAGAAAGACGGACCCTTCAATGCGTACTCCTTCAATTAAATCGTTCATCCTGTTTAATACTCTTAAAAACGTTGATTTGCCGCAACCGGAAGGTCCAATCAACGCTGTAATCCGGTTAGTTTCAATTTCCAGATTTATATCTTTTAAAGCCTGATAATCAGCGTAATAAAGGTTTAAATCCCTGGTGAGCATCTTGATTTTTTTCATTTTTATGTCCAACCTTCGGTGATAATTCAGCGTTTAACCTTGATTTTACTCCTTCTTCTTATCAATCGGAAGGAAAAATGTAAATTTGCTGCCCTTGCCAACAACGCTTTCTACTCCTGTTTTCCCGCCGTGCGCCCTGATAATGTGTTTGACTATCGCCAGACCCACACCAATGCCGCCCAGTTCCCTGGAGCGAGACTTTTCCACACGGTAAAAACGCTC
It encodes:
- a CDS encoding phosphate ABC transporter ATP-binding protein, producing the protein MKKIKMLTRDLNLYYADYQALKDINLEIETNRITALIGPSGCGKSTFLRVLNRMNDLIEGVRIEGSVFLDKEDIYSPEVDVVALRKRVGMVFQRPNPFPMSVYDNVAYGPRVHGIRNKGRLDEIVERSLRSAALWDEIRDRLFKSALGLSGGQQQRVCIARLLAIEPEVVLMDEPSSALDPISTMKVEELIQVLKQDYTIVIVTHNMQQAARVSDVTAFFLNGEIVEFSITDEIFTRPKDRRTEDYITGRFG